One Coffea arabica cultivar ET-39 chromosome 5c, Coffea Arabica ET-39 HiFi, whole genome shotgun sequence DNA window includes the following coding sequences:
- the LOC113689527 gene encoding ABC transporter G family member 10, which translates to MLSGGIVLHDGSPDCLEERLKSTGRCIPQHVNILEYAIDVSESPSMEKSDVEKGEVKQDMTDHVIRTSILSNIQEKNLSYSNSSRGSYRISSYAIADTLSPLFTTPLHWLVGLRRKIDGFLYFCLVAWMVLSMANSFAAASASWVHSSFFSGYFISNKEIPKCWLFMHYFSLMKYPLECLLLNEFGGYKGRGKCVEGVEAGCLMYGDAFLRNLDIEESQK; encoded by the exons ATGTTATCTGGTGGTATCGTTCTTCATGATGGTTCCCCGGATTGCCTGGAAGAGAGGCTCAAGTCCACTGGCCGTTGCATTCCTCAGCATGTCAATATTCTTGAATATGCAATTGATGTTTCAGAAAGCCCGTccatggaaaaatctgatgttGAAAAAGGTGAAGTAAAACAGGATATGACTGATCATGTTATCAGAACTTCCATTTTGTCCAATATTCAAGAAAAAAACCTCTCTTACTCCAATTcctcaagaggatcctacagaATATCTTCATATGCTATAGCAGACACCCTATCTCCTCTCTTTACTACTCCACTTCACTGGCTAGTTGGACTGAGACGCAAAATCGATGGATTCCTTTATTTCTGTCTGGTGGCTTGGATGGTTCTCTCAATGGCAAATTCTTTTGCAGCTGCTTCA GCATCATGGGtgcattcttcttttttctcgGGGTACTTCATATCTAACAAAGAAATACCCAAGTGTTGGCTCTTCATGCACTATTTCAGCTTGATGAAGTATCCTCTTGAATGTCTTCTACTAAATGAGTTTGGAGGATACAAAGGCCGAGGGAAATGTGTAGAAGGTGTTGAAGCAGGATGTTTGATGTATGGTGATGCATTCTTGAGAAATCTAGACATAGAAGAGTCACAAAAATAG